The Lutibacter sp. Hel_I_33_5 genome has a window encoding:
- a CDS encoding NAD(P)H-dependent oxidoreductase produces the protein MNSIESLQWRYAVKKFDDSKLLSEDQINTLKEAFNLTATSYGLQPVKLVIASNKAIQQKLVEHSWNQQQIVQASHILIFAIPEIYSKDDIEKYFDLTKKIRNTPDSILQPYKEFLVDDVSKKTQEELFLWNKNQAYLALGNLLTVCASEKIDSCPMEGFIPEKYDEILELKKHNLKSVLVLPVGFRAQDDSMKDLKKIRRNTEEVIIEIN, from the coding sequence ATGAATAGTATAGAAAGCTTGCAGTGGCGTTATGCAGTTAAAAAATTTGATGATTCTAAGTTGCTATCAGAAGATCAAATAAACACATTGAAAGAAGCATTTAACTTAACCGCGACTTCTTATGGATTACAACCTGTAAAGTTGGTTATTGCTAGCAATAAAGCCATTCAGCAAAAATTAGTTGAACACTCTTGGAATCAGCAGCAAATTGTTCAAGCTTCACATATTTTAATATTTGCAATACCAGAAATATATTCTAAAGATGATATTGAAAAATATTTTGATTTAACTAAGAAAATTAGAAATACGCCGGACTCAATTTTACAACCTTACAAAGAGTTTTTAGTAGATGATGTTTCTAAAAAAACACAAGAAGAATTATTTCTTTGGAATAAAAATCAAGCGTATTTGGCTTTAGGAAACTTATTAACTGTCTGTGCTTCAGAAAAAATAGATTCGTGTCCAATGGAAGGATTTATTCCTGAAAAATATGATGAAATTTTAGAATTAAAAAAGCATAATTTAAAATCAGTTTTAGTTTTACCTGTTGGATTTAGAGCTCAAGATGATAGTATGAAAGACTTGAAAAAAATCCGTAGAAATACTGAAGAAGTAATTATTGAAATCAATTAA
- a CDS encoding aminoacyl-histidine dipeptidase, giving the protein MSTEVRNQEPKIVWNHFADLNAVPRPSKKEERVIQFMVDFGKNLNLATIVDSVGNVIITKPATSGMENRKTVVLQSHLDMVHQKNSDTIFDFDSEGIKMIVDGDWVKAEGTTLGADNGLGVAAIMSILSSTDIPHPNIEALFTIDEETGMTGAMGLEGGILKGDILLNLDTEEDDEIGMGCAGGVDVTATRNYTLEETPKNTTGYSISVTGLNGGHSGMDIIKGLGNANKIMNRILFDGFSNFGLRISEINGGSLRNAIPRESFATIATSTDSKDYFLSKINEVINNIKAEFSTLEPNLSIEIKEITSPKNVMELSVQEGLIKSIYAGLNGVYRMSPDIENLVETSNNIARVIVKDGAIKIGCLTRSSSETNKTDLANSLRSVFELAGFNVDFSGHYPGWLPNVNSEILKTVTQIYKDIFKENPNVAACHAGLECGILGQNYPNMDMVSFGPNIKGAHSPDERAQISSTQKFWKFLQEILKNTPKK; this is encoded by the coding sequence ATGAGTACAGAAGTAAGAAATCAAGAACCTAAAATTGTATGGAATCATTTCGCTGATTTAAATGCGGTTCCTAGACCTTCAAAAAAGGAAGAAAGAGTAATCCAATTTATGGTTGATTTTGGCAAAAATCTTAACCTAGCTACTATTGTAGACAGTGTAGGAAATGTGATTATTACAAAACCTGCAACTTCTGGAATGGAAAACAGAAAAACAGTTGTACTACAAAGTCATTTAGACATGGTGCATCAAAAAAACTCAGACACTATTTTTGATTTTGATTCTGAAGGAATTAAAATGATTGTTGATGGTGATTGGGTTAAAGCTGAAGGAACAACTTTAGGAGCTGACAATGGCTTAGGAGTTGCAGCTATTATGTCGATTTTATCTTCAACAGATATTCCGCATCCAAATATCGAAGCACTTTTTACGATTGATGAAGAAACTGGAATGACAGGTGCAATGGGTCTTGAAGGAGGTATTTTAAAAGGTGACATTTTATTAAACCTAGACACAGAAGAAGATGATGAAATTGGTATGGGATGTGCTGGCGGTGTTGATGTTACTGCTACCAGAAATTATACATTAGAAGAAACTCCAAAAAATACAACTGGTTATTCAATATCTGTCACAGGATTAAATGGAGGTCATTCTGGAATGGATATTATTAAAGGTTTAGGTAATGCAAACAAAATTATGAATCGTATTTTGTTTGATGGTTTTTCTAATTTCGGTTTACGTATTTCTGAAATAAATGGTGGTAGTTTGCGTAACGCTATTCCACGAGAAAGTTTCGCAACTATTGCAACTAGCACAGATTCTAAAGATTATTTTCTATCTAAAATCAACGAAGTTATTAACAATATTAAAGCTGAGTTTTCAACATTAGAACCCAATCTTTCAATTGAAATAAAAGAAATTACATCACCAAAAAATGTAATGGAATTAAGTGTTCAAGAAGGATTGATAAAATCTATATATGCTGGATTAAACGGCGTATACAGAATGAGTCCTGATATTGAGAATCTAGTGGAAACTTCAAATAATATTGCACGAGTAATTGTAAAAGACGGAGCAATAAAAATTGGATGTTTAACACGTTCTTCATCAGAAACAAATAAAACAGATTTAGCAAATTCTTTACGTTCAGTTTTTGAATTAGCAGGTTTTAATGTAGATTTTTCAGGTCATTATCCAGGCTGGTTACCCAATGTAAATTCAGAAATATTAAAAACTGTAACACAGATTTACAAAGACATATTTAAAGAAAACCCAAATGTAGCTGCCTGTCATGCTGGATTAGAATGTGGAATTTTAGGACAGAATTATCCAAACATGGATATGGTTTCTTTTGGACCCAACATTAAGGGTGCTCACTCACCAGATGAGAGAGCTCAAATTTCATCAACTCAAAAATTCTGGAAATTCTTACAAGAAATTCTAAAGAATACACCAAAAAAGTAA
- a CDS encoding DUF2851 family protein: MKEEFLHYLWLHKLFSKINLVTKKNERLVIVNSGLHNKNSGPDFLNAQLKIDNQTWAGNVEIHLKSSDWYLHRHEIDENYDAVILHVVWEHDVDVFMKNNNPIPTLELKNYVDDIILENYQKLFSKKQCWIPCEREINKIDSFLFKNWLERLYFERLENKSLFIEILLQQSNNDFDAVLFQLLAKNFGLKVNGSVFLQLSQSIDFSIIRKECFDEVKLSALLFGQAGFLEEEIKDLYYRSLKTEYKHLKNKYDLKSISKNNFQFFRMRPNNFPTIRIAQLSALMHKHQNLFSKLIEISKLEDFYNLFSIEINDFWKTHYSFETSSRKLVKRLTKSFIDLLLINTIIPLKFVYLKSRGGVKEQDFLHLIQQIKPEKNSIISKFSELKIKSNNAFETQSLLELKNNYCNKKRCLDCVVGNSLLRSNP, encoded by the coding sequence ATGAAAGAGGAGTTTCTACATTATTTGTGGCTGCACAAACTATTTTCAAAAATTAATTTAGTTACTAAAAAAAATGAAAGGCTTGTTATAGTAAATTCAGGTTTGCATAATAAAAATTCTGGACCAGATTTTTTGAATGCACAACTTAAAATTGATAATCAAACTTGGGCAGGAAACGTTGAAATACATTTAAAATCATCGGATTGGTATTTGCATCGACATGAAATTGATGAAAATTACGATGCTGTTATTTTACATGTTGTCTGGGAACATGATGTGGATGTTTTTATGAAAAATAATAATCCAATTCCAACATTAGAATTGAAAAATTATGTAGATGATATTATTCTTGAAAATTATCAAAAATTATTTTCAAAAAAACAATGTTGGATTCCTTGTGAAAGAGAAATAAATAAGATTGATAGTTTTCTTTTTAAAAATTGGCTAGAGCGTTTATATTTTGAGAGATTGGAGAATAAATCACTATTCATTGAAATATTATTACAACAATCTAATAATGATTTTGACGCGGTTTTATTTCAATTATTGGCTAAGAATTTTGGATTAAAAGTTAATGGATCTGTTTTCTTGCAACTTTCTCAAAGTATTGATTTTTCTATTATAAGAAAAGAATGTTTTGATGAGGTAAAACTATCTGCTCTATTATTTGGTCAAGCAGGATTTTTAGAAGAAGAAATTAAAGATTTATATTATAGGAGCTTGAAAACCGAATACAAACATTTGAAGAATAAGTATGATTTAAAATCAATATCAAAAAATAACTTTCAGTTTTTTAGAATGCGACCTAATAATTTTCCAACAATTAGAATTGCTCAGTTGTCTGCATTGATGCATAAGCATCAAAATTTATTTTCTAAATTGATTGAAATTTCAAAGTTGGAAGATTTTTATAATCTATTTTCTATTGAAATAAATGATTTCTGGAAAACACATTATTCTTTCGAAACTTCCTCAAGAAAATTAGTTAAAAGATTAACTAAATCATTTATAGATTTACTATTGATTAATACAATTATACCTTTAAAATTCGTGTATTTAAAAAGTAGAGGAGGGGTAAAAGAACAAGATTTCTTGCATTTAATTCAACAAATAAAACCTGAGAAAAACAGTATTATTTCTAAGTTTTCTGAATTAAAAATTAAATCAAATAATGCTTTTGAAACACAATCATTATTAGAATTAAAAAATAATTATTGTAATAAAAAAAGATGTTTAGACTGTGTTGTTGGAAATAGTTTGTTGAGGTCTAATCCTTAA
- a CDS encoding thiamine pyrophosphate-dependent enzyme, translating to MTTKTATETKEQLSFKDFKSEVLNDYKIARISRECSILGRREVLTGKAKFGIFGGGKEVPQLAMAKAFKNGDFRSGYYRDQTFMMAIGELTAKQFFAGLYAHTNLELEPMSAGRQMGGHFATHSIDDKGNWKDLTSQKNSSSDISPTAAQMPRLLGLAHASKTYRNIDELKGFTKFSNQGNEVAWGTIGNASTSEGVFFETINAAGVLQVPMVMSVWDDEYGISVHAKHQTTKESISEILKGFQRENGSNGYEIFVINGWDYVQLIDVYNKAGQIAREEHVPVLIHVKELTQPQGHSTSGSHERYKDKERLQWEQDFDCVVKMREWILDFQLEDSEGNILRFIDSEEELINLEKEAKKEVVAAKRNAWNDFTDEIKNEALTLNNILERVAQKSSNSSFIVKLKDDLAAIVEPIRKDVLVAARKSLRFIKDETFVEKSHLQKYITSFTEDAYQKYSSHLTSETELATINIQKEAPVYSTQKNFVDARIIMRDNFEALLKKYPEVLIFGEDAGFIGDVNQGLEGLQEKFGEDRVFDTGIREATIIGQGIGMAMRGLRPIAEIQYLDYLLYALQIISDDLATLRYRTFGKQKAPLIIRTRGHRLEGIWHAGSPMGGIINNVRGIHVLVPRNMTKAAGFYNTLLHSDDPALVIECLNGYRLKEELPLNLGEFKTPIGVVETIKEGTDITLLSYGSTLKIAHQAARELAEVGITVELIDAQSLLPFDKNHDVVNSIEKTNRLLIVDEDLPGGASAYLLQEIIENQNAYQFLDSKPQTLTAKEHRTAYGTDGDYFSKPSAEDIFEKVYEMMHEVNPEKYKSLY from the coding sequence ATGACTACAAAAACAGCTACTGAAACAAAAGAGCAATTATCATTTAAAGATTTTAAAAGCGAAGTTTTAAACGATTACAAAATTGCCCGAATCAGTAGAGAATGTAGTATTCTTGGTCGTAGAGAAGTTCTTACAGGTAAAGCCAAGTTTGGTATTTTTGGTGGCGGAAAAGAAGTTCCACAACTTGCCATGGCTAAAGCTTTTAAAAATGGTGACTTTCGTTCTGGTTATTATAGAGACCAAACTTTTATGATGGCCATCGGAGAACTTACTGCTAAACAGTTTTTTGCTGGTTTATATGCACATACAAACCTAGAGTTAGAACCAATGTCTGCAGGCCGCCAAATGGGTGGTCATTTTGCAACACATTCTATCGATGATAAGGGAAACTGGAAAGATTTAACGAGTCAAAAAAATTCATCTTCAGACATTTCTCCAACTGCAGCACAAATGCCTCGTTTACTAGGTTTAGCTCATGCTTCAAAAACTTATAGAAATATAGATGAACTAAAAGGCTTTACTAAATTTTCTAATCAAGGAAATGAAGTAGCTTGGGGAACTATTGGAAATGCTAGTACTAGTGAAGGTGTGTTTTTTGAAACTATAAATGCTGCTGGTGTTCTACAAGTACCTATGGTAATGAGTGTTTGGGACGATGAGTATGGAATTTCGGTTCATGCAAAACATCAAACGACTAAAGAAAGTATTTCTGAAATTTTAAAAGGATTTCAAAGAGAAAACGGTAGTAATGGTTATGAGATATTTGTCATCAATGGTTGGGATTATGTTCAACTAATTGATGTTTATAATAAAGCAGGTCAAATAGCTCGAGAAGAACATGTTCCTGTTTTAATTCACGTAAAAGAATTAACACAACCACAAGGACATTCTACTTCTGGATCTCATGAACGATATAAAGACAAAGAGCGTTTACAATGGGAACAAGACTTTGATTGTGTTGTTAAAATGCGCGAATGGATCTTAGATTTTCAACTAGAAGATAGTGAAGGAAATATATTACGTTTTATAGATTCCGAAGAAGAATTAATCAACTTAGAAAAAGAAGCTAAGAAAGAAGTTGTTGCTGCAAAAAGAAATGCTTGGAATGATTTTACTGACGAAATAAAAAATGAGGCACTAACCTTAAATAATATTCTAGAAAGAGTTGCTCAAAAAAGCAGTAATAGTTCTTTTATTGTCAAACTAAAAGATGATCTGGCTGCAATTGTAGAGCCAATTAGAAAAGATGTTTTAGTAGCGGCTAGAAAAAGTTTACGTTTTATTAAAGATGAAACTTTTGTTGAAAAATCTCACCTACAAAAGTATATCACTTCTTTTACTGAAGATGCATATCAAAAATATTCATCGCATTTAACTAGTGAAACAGAATTAGCAACAATAAATATTCAAAAAGAAGCTCCAGTTTATAGCACTCAAAAGAATTTTGTTGATGCAAGAATTATAATGCGAGATAATTTTGAAGCATTATTAAAAAAATATCCAGAAGTATTAATATTCGGTGAAGATGCTGGTTTTATTGGCGATGTAAATCAAGGATTAGAAGGTTTACAAGAAAAGTTTGGAGAAGACAGAGTTTTTGATACCGGAATTAGAGAAGCAACTATAATTGGGCAGGGTATTGGAATGGCAATGCGAGGTTTAAGACCTATTGCAGAAATTCAGTATTTAGATTATTTACTCTATGCCTTGCAAATTATAAGTGATGATTTAGCAACGTTACGTTACAGAACTTTTGGTAAGCAAAAAGCACCCTTAATTATTAGAACTCGTGGTCATAGACTTGAAGGAATTTGGCATGCAGGTTCGCCTATGGGGGGAATTATTAATAACGTTAGAGGAATTCATGTTTTGGTTCCAAGAAACATGACTAAAGCCGCAGGTTTCTATAACACATTACTACATAGTGACGATCCAGCTTTAGTAATTGAATGCTTAAATGGATATCGTTTAAAAGAAGAGCTACCTTTAAATCTAGGCGAATTTAAAACTCCAATTGGTGTTGTAGAAACAATAAAAGAAGGAACAGATATTACATTATTATCTTATGGATCAACTTTAAAAATCGCACATCAAGCTGCTAGAGAATTAGCAGAAGTAGGTATAACAGTTGAATTAATTGATGCACAAAGTTTACTACCTTTTGATAAAAACCATGATGTAGTAAATTCTATTGAAAAAACAAACCGTTTATTAATTGTTGATGAAGATCTACCTGGAGGAGCCTCAGCTTATTTATTACAAGAAATTATTGAAAATCAAAACGCGTATCAATTTTTAGACAGCAAGCCTCAAACCTTAACAGCTAAAGAACACAGAACAGCTTATGGTACTGATGGTGATTATTTCTCGAAACCGTCTGCAGAAGATATTTTCGAAAAGGTTTACGAAATGATGCATGAAGTAAATCCCGAAAAGTATAAAAGTTTATATTAA
- a CDS encoding TIGR00730 family Rossman fold protein, giving the protein MNPNDDRKIKEKLQPKTWNEIKTNDSWAIFKIMAEFVDGYERLSKIGPCVSIFGSARTKPDNPYYKLAEEVAYQLTQNGFGVITGGGPGIMEAGNKGANRGKGTSVGLNIELPFEQHDNPWIDSGKSLDFDYFFVRKVMFVKYSQGFVVMPGGFGTMDELFEAITLIQTNKIGRFPIVLVGKKFWAGLLDWIKNTLLEEGNISEGDLKLFRVVDTAEEAVEHFNKFYAKYQLKPNF; this is encoded by the coding sequence ATGAATCCAAATGATGACAGAAAGATAAAAGAAAAATTACAGCCAAAAACCTGGAATGAAATCAAAACAAATGATTCTTGGGCGATTTTTAAAATTATGGCTGAATTTGTTGATGGATATGAACGTTTAAGTAAGATTGGGCCTTGTGTTTCTATCTTCGGATCTGCAAGAACAAAACCAGACAATCCGTATTATAAATTAGCAGAAGAAGTTGCTTATCAATTAACTCAAAATGGTTTTGGCGTTATTACTGGTGGTGGTCCTGGAATTATGGAGGCTGGTAATAAAGGAGCCAATAGAGGAAAAGGAACTTCGGTTGGATTAAATATCGAATTACCATTCGAGCAGCATGACAACCCATGGATTGATTCAGGAAAAAGTTTAGATTTTGACTACTTTTTTGTTAGAAAAGTTATGTTTGTAAAATACTCACAAGGTTTTGTTGTAATGCCTGGTGGTTTTGGAACAATGGATGAATTATTTGAAGCAATCACTTTAATACAAACAAATAAAATTGGTCGTTTTCCAATTGTTTTAGTTGGTAAAAAATTCTGGGCAGGTTTATTAGATTGGATAAAAAACACACTTTTAGAGGAAGGCAATATTAGCGAAGGAGATTTAAAATTATTTAGAGTTGTAGATACTGCTGAAGAAGCTGTAGAACATTTCAATAAATTCTACGCTAAATATCAATTAAAACCAAATTTCTAA
- a CDS encoding M1 family metallopeptidase, translating into MIVAQQNTISIKASLKTEKDVVDILQKIIFYNNSDSTLTKIYLHNWANSYKDRETLLSKRLIDDYNKSFYFSKEEERGYSKIINLSVDYKTVLYKEVYGQSDIIEIQLTKPLKSGDSITINTSYNVKIPDAKFTGYGKSSTNNYHLRFWHLIPAVHNKKWHLMSNLNMNDLYQEATNYDIEFRIPQNYFLESNLKEIKKEKDIYYLLGKNKTDIILDINKNAKFKDFKTKQITIKTDVLPDNIQNKLATEVLQRGLSFIEEYLGKYPHQDIFIDKITQRKDPILGINKLPKALSPFSEVFKWDLTMFKAISKKYIENTLLVNKRKDYWLVDGLQTYLLMEYTQKFYPEVKLLGKISNFWGIRAFNFAKLNFNDKYPFIYQFSARKFFDQSLTTSADSLSNFNRKIINRYKSGLGLRYIKGFIEGGVLQESFKEYYQKNKLKISSSKSFEKILTSKTDKDLSWFFGDYITTNKKIDYKIATADVKNDSIVIVIKNKRNITAPVALYGIKDKKIKFKKWITGVDSTKTIKVPKNGFDRLSLNYENIYPEYNNLNNWKSLKKRIFNKPLQLKFFKDIEDPYYTQLYYEPDIKYNYYDGLIIGAKLHNKPIIDRNFEFTITPSYGIKSKSITGSFHTRYSQYFEDSSIYRIVYGIGGSNLHYAPDLAYNTFNQGITVQFRRKSLRDVGSSFLSAGLININKEVPVGTLKTEQDAYSIFNLKYTYNRPDIINGLRFRVTTEFASDFSKLIGEIRYRKQTSLNTRSEFRIFAGTFLNNSTSGDYFSFGLDRANDYLFQLNYFGRSENSGIFSQQFILAEGGFKSILPTRFANEYMISFNSSIGIWKWLEIYNDLAFLKNRGDKVFLGYENGVRFNFVPNILEFYFPIYSTNGWEINQPNYSKNIRFVFTANLSAIYNFVRRGFL; encoded by the coding sequence ATGATAGTTGCACAGCAAAACACAATTAGTATAAAAGCAAGTTTAAAAACTGAAAAAGACGTTGTAGATATTTTACAAAAAATTATTTTTTATAATAATTCCGATAGCACATTAACTAAAATATATTTACATAATTGGGCTAATAGTTATAAAGACAGAGAAACTCTATTATCAAAAAGACTTATAGATGATTATAACAAGTCTTTTTATTTCTCTAAGGAAGAGGAAAGAGGTTATTCTAAAATCATTAATTTAAGTGTTGATTATAAAACAGTATTATACAAAGAAGTCTATGGTCAATCCGATATTATAGAAATACAGTTAACAAAACCTTTAAAATCGGGAGATAGCATTACCATAAATACATCGTATAACGTTAAAATCCCTGATGCAAAATTTACTGGTTACGGAAAGTCATCAACTAACAATTATCATTTGCGATTTTGGCATTTAATTCCGGCTGTTCACAACAAGAAATGGCACTTAATGAGTAATCTAAATATGAATGATTTGTATCAAGAAGCTACAAATTATGATATTGAATTTCGCATACCTCAAAATTACTTTTTAGAAAGCAACTTAAAAGAGATAAAAAAGGAAAAAGATATTTATTATTTATTAGGAAAAAATAAAACTGACATCATATTAGACATAAATAAAAATGCAAAATTTAAAGATTTTAAAACAAAACAAATAACCATTAAAACTGATGTTCTTCCTGATAACATTCAAAACAAATTAGCAACAGAAGTCTTGCAAAGAGGTTTATCATTTATAGAAGAATATTTAGGCAAATATCCACATCAAGACATTTTTATTGATAAAATAACGCAACGAAAAGATCCAATTTTAGGTATCAATAAATTACCAAAAGCTTTAAGTCCGTTTTCTGAAGTTTTTAAATGGGACTTAACCATGTTTAAAGCAATTTCAAAAAAATATATTGAAAACACTTTATTAGTTAATAAGCGAAAAGATTATTGGCTGGTAGATGGTTTGCAAACATATTTACTAATGGAATATACTCAAAAATTTTACCCAGAAGTTAAACTACTCGGTAAAATTTCTAACTTTTGGGGAATTAGAGCTTTTAATTTCGCTAAATTGAATTTTAACGACAAATACCCTTTTATATATCAATTTAGTGCAAGAAAATTTTTCGATCAATCTTTAACAACAAGCGCAGATTCTTTATCCAATTTTAACAGAAAAATAATTAACAGATATAAATCTGGCTTAGGATTACGATACATTAAAGGGTTTATTGAAGGTGGTGTTTTACAAGAATCATTTAAAGAATATTATCAAAAAAATAAATTAAAAATTTCTTCCAGTAAGAGTTTCGAAAAAATACTTACCTCTAAAACTGACAAGGATTTAAGTTGGTTTTTTGGAGATTATATAACAACTAATAAAAAAATTGATTATAAGATTGCAACTGCTGATGTGAAAAACGATAGTATTGTAATAGTCATTAAAAACAAACGTAACATTACAGCACCAGTTGCATTGTATGGCATTAAAGACAAAAAAATAAAATTTAAAAAATGGATTACTGGAGTTGATAGTACAAAAACAATTAAAGTTCCTAAAAACGGTTTTGATAGGCTGTCATTAAATTACGAAAATATTTACCCAGAATACAATAATCTAAACAATTGGAAAAGTCTTAAAAAAAGAATTTTTAACAAACCACTCCAATTAAAGTTTTTTAAAGATATAGAAGACCCTTATTACACACAATTGTATTATGAACCAGACATTAAATACAATTATTATGATGGATTAATTATAGGGGCAAAACTGCATAACAAGCCTATTATAGACCGAAACTTTGAATTCACAATTACACCTTCTTATGGAATAAAAAGCAAGTCTATAACTGGTAGTTTTCACACAAGATATAGTCAATATTTTGAAGACTCTAGCATCTACAGAATTGTCTACGGAATTGGCGGAAGTAATCTGCACTACGCTCCTGACTTAGCTTACAATACATTTAATCAAGGAATCACTGTTCAGTTTAGAAGAAAAAGCCTTCGTGACGTTGGAAGTAGTTTTTTATCAGCAGGGTTAATAAATATCAATAAAGAAGTACCTGTTGGCACTCTTAAAACTGAGCAAGACGCTTACAGTATTTTTAATTTAAAATACACATATAATAGACCAGATATTATTAATGGGTTAAGATTTAGAGTTACCACAGAATTTGCTAGTGATTTCTCAAAATTAATTGGAGAAATTAGATATCGTAAACAAACATCTTTAAACACAAGATCTGAGTTTAGAATTTTTGCAGGTACATTTTTAAATAATTCAACTTCTGGAGATTATTTTAGTTTTGGTTTAGATAGAGCTAATGATTATTTATTTCAATTAAACTATTTTGGACGATCTGAAAACTCAGGAATTTTTAGTCAGCAATTTATTTTAGCAGAAGGTGGGTTTAAATCTATTTTACCAACTCGGTTTGCAAATGAATATATGATTTCATTTAACTCTAGTATAGGAATTTGGAAATGGCTTGAAATTTATAACGACCTAGCTTTTCTTAAAAACAGAGGAGATAAAGTATTTTTAGGCTATGAAAATGGAGTTAGATTTAACTTTGTACCCAATATTCTTGAATTCTACTTTCCTATCTATTCTACAAATGGTTGGGAGATAAATCAACCTAACTACTCAAAGAATATTCGTTTTGTTTTTACTGCAAACTTAAGTGCAATTTATAATTTTGTTCGTAGAGGTTTTTTATAA
- a CDS encoding ParA family protein, translated as MGKIIAIANQKGGVGKTTTTVNLAASLGVLEKKVLLIDADPQANASSGLGIDVESVEFGTYQVLEHTISAKKAIQKTTSPNVDIIPAHIDLVAIEIELVDKAEREYMLKKALINLKSDYDYILIDCAPSLGLITLNSLVAADSVMIPIQCEYFALEGLGKLLNTIKSVQKIHNPELDIEGLLLTMFDSRLRLSNQVVDEVRKHFSTMVFDTIIRRNTRLGEAPSYGESIIAYDATSKGAVNYLNLANELLKKNANG; from the coding sequence ATGGGTAAAATTATTGCCATAGCAAATCAAAAAGGTGGTGTTGGAAAGACAACTACGACAGTTAATTTAGCTGCTTCGTTAGGCGTTTTAGAGAAAAAAGTGTTATTAATTGATGCAGATCCGCAAGCTAATGCTTCATCGGGTTTAGGCATTGATGTTGAAAGTGTTGAATTTGGGACTTATCAAGTCTTAGAACATACCATTTCAGCAAAAAAAGCTATTCAAAAAACAACTTCACCAAATGTTGATATTATTCCTGCACATATTGATTTAGTTGCTATTGAAATTGAATTAGTTGACAAAGCAGAAAGAGAATATATGCTTAAAAAAGCATTGATTAATCTTAAAAGTGATTATGATTATATTCTAATAGATTGTGCACCGTCATTGGGTTTAATCACATTAAATTCTTTGGTTGCTGCAGATTCTGTTATGATCCCAATCCAATGTGAATATTTTGCTTTAGAAGGTTTAGGAAAACTATTAAACACGATTAAAAGTGTGCAAAAAATTCATAATCCAGAATTAGATATAGAAGGCTTATTGCTAACCATGTTCGATTCTCGATTACGCCTTTCTAATCAAGTAGTAGATGAGGTTAGAAAACATTTTAGCACTATGGTTTTTGACACCATTATTAGAAGAAATACGCGTTTAGGTGAAGCACCAAGTTATGGTGAAAGTATAATTGCTTACGATGCAACCAGTAAAGGTGCTGTAAATTACTTAAATTTGGCAAACGAACTTTTAAAGAAAAATGCGAATGGCTAG